One Podarcis muralis chromosome 1, rPodMur119.hap1.1, whole genome shotgun sequence genomic window carries:
- the LOC144328501 gene encoding uncharacterized protein LOC144328501: protein MCVQLPDNFFHSLSNLTFNQYCSYASVSFFKPLSVISCGILSLFCLFLHLIRNSKNGKLLKEIHVFKVPTAKKKPEEKVPLAVPKKEVTPPPKVPEIPKKAVPEEKVPKTVPKRKEPSPAKVPDIPKRAVPEEKVSITTYEAEEPPTVKAPAVHEKTLREEKVTYIISREKEGATVEVLELEEEAVPEETAPIGVPIKQKAPPIKVPPAAKKAVPEKKKPTPVPKEEATPIKGNTPLATAAVK, encoded by the exons ATGTGTGTTCAGCTGCCAG ATAATTTTTTTCATTCTCTGTCGAACTTGACATTTAATCAATATTGCTCCTATGCGTCTGTGTCGTTTTTTAAACCCCTTTCTGTCATTTCGTGTGGCATTTTAAgtctgttttgtttattcttgcaCTTGATTCGtaattcaaagaatggcaaactCTTAAAAGAAATACATGTTTTTAAAGTGCCCACAGCAaaaaagaaaccagaagaaaaagTACCTCTTGCTGTTCCTAAGAAAGAAGTAACTCCGCCACCTAAAG TGCCTGAGATACCTAAGAAAGCTGTTCCTGAAGAAAAAGTGCCTAAGACTGTTCCCAAAAGGAAAGAGCCTTCACCAGCTAAAG TGCCTGACATTCCCAAGAGAGCCGTCCCTGAAGAAAAAGTATCCATCACTACCTATGAAGCAGAAGAACCTCCCACAGTAAAAG CTCCCGCAGTTCATGAGAAAACATTACGGGAAGAAAAAGTTACTTATATTATCTCCAGAGAAAAGGAAGGTGCTACAGTTGAAG TGCTTGAACTGGAAGAGGAAGCTGTCCCAGAAGAAACGGCTCCCATTGGTGTTCCTATAAAACAGAAAGCTCCGCCCATTAAAG TGCCTCCGGCGGCAAAGAAAGCTgtgccagagaagaagaaacCTACACCTGTACCTAAAGAAGAAGCAACGCCTATCAAAGGTAACACACCTTTAGCTACAGCTGCAGTGAAATGA
- the LOC144324966 gene encoding uncharacterized protein LOC144324966 — protein sequence MLLFAFCGLKILTRELILFKVSEVPRKGVAEEKISIAKHEKTELVSVHKKAELTEVSQITQPQAPERKTAARKPTKPEPIAVSKPAEPEVPKQKPLVAKPRKPQPIVEPEVQEEEVDIAEPEEPIPVAVYEAVKPHVPEKKKVVAKPKKPEPVVMLKTVESKQEIAVAKPRKPEPLVELETEEPGVPEKKLIIAKPKKPKPGVVPKTTEPPVREDQMAVSKPRKPEPVWFPQTVEPEMEEEEIDIAEPEEPKPAVVLETVEPHVPKKKAAVAKPKKPEPIMVSKIVEPPVPKQKIAVTEPRKPGPVVEPETAEPKGLEEQMVVSKPRKPESIVMAQMVQSEVEEEEVDIAELKKAKPTSVLEAVELYVPEKKAAVAKPQKTEPLVPEPPEPKQKIALTKPRKPQPALVPDIEGPEEEEKKATIAKPKKTEPYMPEDKIAVAKPRKQEFIVMPQMAEPELEEEIDIVEPEKPKPIAVLESAEPRVPEMEVAAAIPKKPELIAVPKTVKLPASKQKMAVTKPREPEVAAVLETRKPEVEEEKRAKSREPEPTVVPETVWWQEPEEKAAVSKPRKPEPAVVLEAAEAQIPEETVMVAKPKKQDPYAVPATEPPPLKGRRHSQREKTLLA from the coding sequence ATGCTACTGTTTGCATTTTGTGGTTTAAAAATTCTTACAAGGGAATTGATTTTATTTAAAGTGTCTGAGGTGCCCAGAAAAGGAGTGGCAGAAGAGAAGATATCCATTGCAAAGCATGAAAAAACAGAATTAGTTTCTGTACATAAAAAAGCAGAACTTACTGAAGTATCTCAGATAACGCAGCCTCAAGCACCAGAAAGGAAGACAGCTGCTCGTAAACCCACAAAACCAGAACCTATTGCTGTATCAAAGCCAGCAGAGCCTGAGGTGCCAAAACAGAAGCCACTTGTTGCCAAACCCAGAAAACCACAACCCATTGTGGAGCCTGAAGTGCAAGAAGAGGAGGTAGATATTGCTGAACCTGAGGAACCCATACCTGTTGCAGTTTATGAGGCAGTCAAACCTCATGTGCCAGAAAAGAAGAAAGTCGTTGCTAAACCTAAAAAACCAGAGCCTGTTGTGATGCTTAAAACAGTAGAGTCAAAACAGGAGATAGCTGTTGCCAAACCCAGAAAACCAGAACCTCTTGTGGAGCTTGAAACAGAAGAGCCTGGGGTTCCAGAAAAGAAGCTAATCATTGCTAAAcctaaaaaaccaaaacctggtGTGGTTCCTAAAACAACAGAGCCTCCAGTGCGAGAAGACCAAATGGCTGTCTCCAAACCTAGGAAACCAGAACCTGTTTGGTTTCCTCAAACAGTAGAGCCTgaaatggaagaagaggagataGATATTGCTGAACCGGAGGAACCCAAACCTGCTGTAGTTCTTGAGACGGTAGAACCTCATGTACCAAAAAAGAAGGCAGCTGTTGCTAAACCTAAAAAACCAGAACCTATTATGGTGTCTAAAATAGTGGAGCCTCCAGTGCCAAAACAGAAGATAGCTGTCACTGAACCCAGAAAACCAGGACCTGTTGTGGAGCCTGAAACAGCAGAGCCTAAAGGACTAGAAGAGCAGATGGTTGTCTCCAAACCCAGAAAACCGGAATCCATTGTCATGGCTCAGATGGTACAGTCTgaagtggaagaagaggaggtagATATTGCTGAACTCAAGAAAGCAAAACCCACTTCGGTTCTTGAGGCAGTTGAACTTTATGTGCCAGAAAAGAAAGCAGCTGTTGCTAAACCTCAAAAAACAGAGCCTCTGGTGCCTGAGCCTCCTGAACCAAAACAGAAGATAGCTCTCACCAAACCCAGAAAACCACAACCTGCTTTGGTGCCTGACATAGAAGggcctgaagaggaagaaaagaaggcaACCATTGCTAAACCTAAAAAAACAGAGCCTTACATGCCAGAAGACAAGATTGCTGTTGCCAAACCCAGAAAACAGGAATTCATTGTCATGCCTCAGATGGCAGAGCCTGAGCTGGAAGAAGAGATAGATATTGTGGAACCTGAGAAACCAAAACCTATTGCTGTTCTTGAGTCAGCAGAACCTCGTGTGCCAGAAATGGAGGTAGCCGCTGCTATACCTAAAAAACCAGAACTTATTGCAGTGCCTAAAACAGTAAAGCTTCCAGCGTCAAAACAGAAGATGGCTGTCACCAAACCCAGAGAACCAGAAGTTGCCGCGGTGCTTGAAACAAGAAAGCCTGAggtggaagaagaaaagagagcaaAATCCAGGGAGCCagaacctacagtggtgcctgaAACAGtttggtggcaagagccagagGAAAAGGCAGCTGTTTCCAAACCCAGAAAACCAGAGCCTGCTGTTGTGCTTGAAGCAGCAGAGGCTCAAATACCAGAAGAGACTGTGATGGTTGCTAAACCTAAAAAACAAGACCCTTATGCTGTGCCTGCAACAGAGCCTCCACCATTAAAAGGTAGACGTCATTCCCAAAGGGAAAAGACACTCTTGGCTTAA